The DNA region AATGTTGTCAGTGTCACGCCAGGATCAACAAGAAACACTTCAAGGATAAGGTGACGGTGGAAACTCAGTCTGATTGCGGATGCGAAATCAAATCCTGAGTGGGGAATTTTTTTTCGAGTCGTTACCGTCTTGTAATTTCCAGGACTCGGTTCATTACTTCTCGGGCCAAGTTTATATAGGCCTGTGTTCCTGTCGACCGCAGGTCGTACAGCAACGCAGGCTTGCCATGGCTCGGGGCTTCGGAGAGTCGGACGTTTCTAGGGATTTTGGAGGAGAATGTCAGAGATGAAAAATGCTTTCTGGCTTCTTTTTCGACTTGGAACGACAACCGGTTCCGCTTGTCGAACATGGTCAGGATAACGCCGAGGATCGAAAGGTTTGGATTGACTTTTTTTTGAACCTCCCCAACCGTGCCCATTAGCTGGGTCATTCCTTCCAGAGCATAGTATTCGCATTGGAGTGGGATAAGAACGAAGTTCGCGGCGCAGAGAGCGTTGACCGTCAAGAGTCCAAGTGACGGAGGAGTATCAATGAGTATAAAATCAAATTCCTGGGTCAAGGAAGCAATCCGTTCCTTGAGGATGAATTCACGAGCCACGCTACCGGCCATGGCCAGGTCCATTCCGACCAAGTCGGGCGATGAGGGAATTATCGAGAGATAGTTAAGTTCGGTGCTGTGGACGCAGACCCGGCAAGGGGCATTGTTGAAAATGATTTCGTACAATGTTCTATGCCGGGTTTTTGCTGTCAGACCCAAGCCGCTGGTGGCATTCCCTTGGGGGTCGCTGTCGACGATCAGAACCTTTTTTTCCATCACCGCTAAGGATGCCCCAAGGTTGATGCAGGTGGTGGTTTTTCCCACCCCTCCTTTCTGATTCGATATGGAGATGACGGTGCTCACGGTGTACCTGCTTCGAGGCTGTGTTTCACGTGAAACAAGTTGATGCTCAGTTCAGGAAAAGTAAGCCTTATACCAGTCGACAAATGATCGAATTCCATCACGGACTGTTGTCTTGGGCCGAAAGCCGATGAGATCGAAGAGTTCCGTGGAATCAGCATGCGTTTCAGCCACATCGCCGGGCTGCATGGGGAGAAAATTACAATTAGCCTTGGCACCGAGGCATTCCTCAAGAGCGGAGACGAACTCCATCAGGCCGACGGTCCGACCATTGCCAATATTCAAAATACGATAGGGAGACGGGCTGGTCGCAGGGTTGGGGCGCCGGCCATCCCAGTCTGGATTCGAAACGGGTGGGAGGTGGACTAGGCGGCGGACGCATTCCACGGAATCATCAATATATGTGAAATCACGTTTCATGTGCCCCTGATTGTAAACATCGATTGGTTTGCCCTCAAGCATGGCTGAAGTGAATCGGAAAAGGGCCATGTCCGGTCTACCCCAAGGCCCGTACACGGTGAAGAATCTAAGCCCTGTGCACGGCATGTCGTAAAGGTATGAGTAGGAATGGGCCATGAGCTCATTGGACTTTTTGGTGGCGGCATAAAGGGATATCGGATGGTCGACGTTTTGCCGGACGCTAAATGGCATATCAGTGTTCAGGCCATAGACAGAGCTAGACGAGGCGAAAACAAGGTGTCTGACATGGTGCTGACGACAGCATTCAAGGACATTGGCAAAACCGACGAGATTGGCGTCAACATACGCCTTTGGGTTGGCCAAGCTGTAGCGGACTCCAGCTTGGGCGGCAAGATGGACGACGTGGGTTGGAGCGAATCGATTGAAGATGCTTGTCAGGGCCCGTTCGTCGGCGACTGAAGACTCGGTAAAGTCGAACAGGGCGTTTGGCTCAAGGATCGCAAGCCGGTCTCGTTTAAGCTGGACCGAGTAATAAGGATCAAGATTGTCGACCCCGACGACCGGATACCCGTCCAGAACAAGCGATCGACAGAGATGGAATCCAATGAAACCGGCGGCACCTGTGACCAGAAAGCGGATATCCATATTGGGCATGTCGGATCTCTCAGAGCCAGTGTCTTGAATTGATGTCATGGGGTGCATGGGTACACCGCAACTGGCCGGAGGGCAAGGTAGTCAGCACAACGAAAAACGGAACCCGTGGCCTAAAGAGTTCAGAAGAGATAGGACAAAACCGCGATGATCACCAAGGAGGGTAAGAGGTTGGCGATATCGATTTGGCGGATGTTCAGAATGTTGATGCCGATACCGAGGATGAGAATGCCTCCGGTGGACGTCAACTGGGCAGTCATGGAGTCGGTAAAGAAGGCCTGTGAGCTAGAGGCGAAAATGGTGATGGCCGCCTGATAGATGAAGACCGGTATGGCTGAAAGCAAAACACCGAAACCGTATGTGGCGGCGAAGACAATGGCCGAAAAGCCATCGAGGATGGCCTTGGTGTAGAGGATGTCCCTCTCTCCGGTCAGGCCCTCGGTAAGTGATCCGACAATGGCCATAGCCCCAATGCAATAAATGAGAGATGTTGTAATAAAACCCTGTGAAAATAATGGGTTAGACGACTTAAAGAAAGATTTAGCGCGATCTGCTAGCCGTTCAATGCCGCGATCTATACGAACGGCTTCACCGATGATCCCACCCAGAATCAGGCTCAGAGTGACCGGGAGAATGGATTCGGCCTTGAGAGACATTCCAATGCCGATGATCAGGACGCAGAGGCCAAGGGCCTGAAAGACAATGGATCGGATACGCTCGGGAAAATGTCGATTCAGGAGAATTCCGATCAGGCCGCCGGCGACGATGGCTCCGGCGTTCACAAGGGAGCCAATGGGGAGTTGCATGATGAGGTTCCGGAAGGATGAGGTTAAAGGCTGGCGAATTGTTCGATCTTGTTTTTGTAGGCCATGACGCCTCCGGCAAGGCCTGATGCCAATTTGCGCAGGTAGGCATCGCTCTGAAGCATGGCCCGTTCCTTGGCATTGGTCAGATAGCCGAGTTCAATCAATACCGCGGGCATCTTAGCGCCCATCAACACATAGAAAGGCGCCTGTCGAATCCCATGATCCTTGAGGCGATAGTCCTTAGCCATGGTTTTAAGAGCCGTACTGTGGACATGATGAGCCAGATCCTGGGATTCCTTGATCTTTGAGCTGAGCATCAGGTCGGTCAGGATGAATTGCAGATCACTGATCTTACGCTCCGAAACGGCATTTTCACGGGCTGCAACTCGGACAGCATCCTTGTTTTTGGCCAGATTGAGGAAATAGACCTCCAGGCCGGAAGCTGATGATGATGGATGGGCGTTGCAATGAATGGACAGAAAAAGATCGACGCCCTGGGCGTTGGCCAAAGCCGTACGCTCTTCCAGGGAGAGAAAGACATCTGTGGTCCGGGTATAGAGAATTTTTAGGCCCTTGTCCTCGAGCTGTTTCCCCAATATCTTGGCAAACCGCAGGTTGATGTCCTTCTCATAGATTTTGCCGTGGGTAGCTCCTGGATCTTTTCCTCCATGACCGGGATCGATCATGACGGTCTGGAGCTTGAGCCCAAGCTGCTCAACCAAGGTGCCAGCCATGGACTTACTTGATTCGTTGATCTCGATTCGGAGTTCCTGGCCTTTGGGAGTTGCGGGTTTGGCGGCGGTTCTGGACGGAGGCGAAGCCGCACTCGGGGGAGGAGTGTACACGTCGACAACGATGCGATACGGATCCTCAAGGTTGAAGACCTTGGCGTTTTTCAGACTTTCGATGTCCAAAACGACGCGGGTGACGTCTCCAGTCCTCTGGCCGACACGGATTTCACGGACCACGCTGTTCTTGATGGTCAGCTTAGAAGGGATGTCCGATGCGGTGCCGATGCACTCAAGGTCGATGAACAAACGAGACGGAGTTTTGAGCTTGGGATCGGGATTGAGAAGACGGTGCGTGTAGGTCGCACTGGAATCGAGATCGAGGACGACCCGGGTGTAGTCCGGACCGCTCCAATGACGGATGGAGGTCAGTTCCGGGGTCTGCCCGGAGCGTTTTCCAGGCGATGCCGATGGTGTCGAAGCCGGGCGGGGTTCGATTCTCAAGGGAGCAGGCGGGGTGGGGCTGACGGCTGCAAGTTCCTTGCCTTTGGCCGAATCCTTGGGGGTGTCCTGAACCGGTGACTTGACTAACCTGCGGTTCTTTTTATCCAATTTTGCCAGTTCTTTCTGGGCAGCCTCGAACATGTCCCCCTTGGGATAGGCGTGGATGATGTGGAGCAGATCGATGTAGGCCTGGGCATCATCGGAGAGCAGTTCCATTTCGGCCTTGGCCTTGCGAAAGAGGGCATCGTCGGCCCAGGAGTGGGAGGGAAATTTACTGACTACCCGCTGGTAGTAGTCCAATGCCAGATGCTTGTCCGTTTCGAGGCCGGAACGGCGCCCGAGTTCTTCGTGGACTCGGCCGAGATAGTAGAGTGCCTTGGGAGCGCTGGGACCATCGGGGGCTTCCTTGTAGACGTTCAGGAAGATATTGCGGATGGCAATCCAGGATGACCTGAATTGGCTGTCACGCGAGTTCTTGAGCAGGGCGTGGAATTCGTTCCAGCCCCTTTGAAAGTCCTTGTCCGGTGAGGCTTCAATCGGGGAGGCCATGACAAAGATCAGCACTGTGAAGACAAACCAAAATATGTTGAGACGGAGTATTTTTATGGGCATCATTCTAACTCAAGACCGAAAAAACGGCCGGGTCGGTGATGGGTCGAGGCTGTAAATGCGCAGCTCGATTTCAAGAAATGCATTTACCATGGCCTGGGCCACGATCCTCAGCCGTGTGCTTGGATTCGCCAGGGACATAATTCTAGCGTTTGCTTTGGGAGCCAGCCCTTTGGCTGATGCATTTTTCGTCGCCTTCCGCGTGCCGAATATCCTTCGCCGACTTTTTGCTGAAGGTTCCTTGACCATGGCCTTTGTGCCAGTCTTTTCTCGTATCTTGGAACGAAACGGGCCGCAAGCAGCATTTTCTCTAACTCGATCGGTTCAACTCTGGCTATTGATCATTCTCGTGGCAATGACGGTCCTAGTTCTGTACTGGGCAAACCCCGTTGCCTGGGCATTGGCCCCGGGGTTTGCCGCAGATGCGGATCTCATGGCCCAGACCGTGACCCTACTCAGGATATGTTTTCCATACATCATTTTTATTTCCAGCGTTGCCCTGTGCATGGGAACGCTGAACGGCCTGGGGCATTTCTTGGCTCCGGCCCTGTCTCCGTGCATTCTGAATCTGGCTCTCATCGCCGCGGCCCTGGCGGCCTTGGCTACGGGCGGAAATGTGGCCCTCTACCTGTCTTGGGGCGTACTGGCCGGAGGATTGGGACAATGGCTCCTGCAACAGCCCTGGCTCCAGAAGGCCGGGTTCAGATGGCTGGGGCCAGCCTCTCCCCTGGGTCCCGAGGTGGCCAAGGTAGGCCGAATGGTCCTGCCCACAGTGTTCGGGTCTGCTATCTATCAGATCAACATCGTGGCCACGACCATTCTGGCTTCCATGCTGGCCGAAGGCAGCATCTCCATTCTCTACTACGCAGATCGGATCGTGCAGCTGCCACTGGGGGTGTTCGGTGTTTCCCTGGCCACGGCGGCTCTTCCTGCCATATCGTCGCTCATTGCCCAGAACAGGGGCGCAGAGGCGGAAGGTGCCATTCGCGATACCTTTGCAATGCTCATGTTCGTTTCCCTCCCAGCAATGGCCGGGCTTATGGCCTTAGCCGGTCCTATCGTGTCCCTGCTATTCGGCCGTGGGGCCTTCGGCGCAGAAGATACGCGCCTGACGGCACTGGCCCTCCAGGCTTACGCCATAGGATTGCCGGCCTTTTGCGGGGTCAGGACATTGGTTTCGGCCTTTTATTCCTTTGAGGATACAAAAACCCCTGTCTTGGCGGGGACGGTCAGCGTGGCCTGTAACATCGTTCTCGGAATTGGTTTGATGCGGATTTGGGGGGTGATGGGACTGGCCTTGGCGACAACCCTGGCCTCGTGGGTGAACATGACCTGGCTGGGCTGGCGTTTGCGTCGTATGGCTAGATGGGATCAGGGTTTGATGGCAAGATTGGCGCCGATGATGGTCATTTCAGCCGCGATGGGCCTGTCGGCCTGGGCCACAACCGGGTCGGGTAAATGGTCGGTGGCCCTCGTACCCATCTGGGCGATACTCTACTTTGGGGCCTGTCTGGCCTGGAAAATTCCGGAAGGACGAGCTGTTGCCAAGCTTATGGTCAGGGGCCAAAAATGAAAAAGGCAGGTCACCCTGCCTTTTTCATTTTTGGTTAGCACAAAGCTTAGCAATC from Deltaproteobacteria bacterium includes:
- a CDS encoding ParA family protein; translated protein: MSTVISISNQKGGVGKTTTCINLGASLAVMEKKVLIVDSDPQGNATSGLGLTAKTRHRTLYEIIFNNAPCRVCVHSTELNYLSIIPSSPDLVGMDLAMAGSVAREFILKERIASLTQEFDFILIDTPPSLGLLTVNALCAANFVLIPLQCEYYALEGMTQLMGTVGEVQKKVNPNLSILGVILTMFDKRNRLSFQVEKEARKHFSSLTFSSKIPRNVRLSEAPSHGKPALLYDLRSTGTQAYINLAREVMNRVLEITRR
- a CDS encoding N-acetylmuramoyl-L-alanine amidase, which gives rise to MMPIKILRLNIFWFVFTVLIFVMASPIEASPDKDFQRGWNEFHALLKNSRDSQFRSSWIAIRNIFLNVYKEAPDGPSAPKALYYLGRVHEELGRRSGLETDKHLALDYYQRVVSKFPSHSWADDALFRKAKAEMELLSDDAQAYIDLLHIIHAYPKGDMFEAAQKELAKLDKKNRRLVKSPVQDTPKDSAKGKELAAVSPTPPAPLRIEPRPASTPSASPGKRSGQTPELTSIRHWSGPDYTRVVLDLDSSATYTHRLLNPDPKLKTPSRLFIDLECIGTASDIPSKLTIKNSVVREIRVGQRTGDVTRVVLDIESLKNAKVFNLEDPYRIVVDVYTPPPSAASPPSRTAAKPATPKGQELRIEINESSKSMAGTLVEQLGLKLQTVMIDPGHGGKDPGATHGKIYEKDINLRFAKILGKQLEDKGLKILYTRTTDVFLSLEERTALANAQGVDLFLSIHCNAHPSSSASGLEVYFLNLAKNKDAVRVAARENAVSERKISDLQFILTDLMLSSKIKESQDLAHHVHSTALKTMAKDYRLKDHGIRQAPFYVLMGAKMPAVLIELGYLTNAKERAMLQSDAYLRKLASGLAGGVMAYKNKIEQFASL
- a CDS encoding DUF554 domain-containing protein translates to MQLPIGSLVNAGAIVAGGLIGILLNRHFPERIRSIVFQALGLCVLIIGIGMSLKAESILPVTLSLILGGIIGEAVRIDRGIERLADRAKSFFKSSNPLFSQGFITTSLIYCIGAMAIVGSLTEGLTGERDILYTKAILDGFSAIVFAATYGFGVLLSAIPVFIYQAAITIFASSSQAFFTDSMTAQLTSTGGILILGIGINILNIRQIDIANLLPSLVIIAVLSYLF
- a CDS encoding NAD-dependent epimerase; the protein is MRFLVTGAAGFIGFHLCRSLVLDGYPVVGVDNLDPYYSVQLKRDRLAILEPNALFDFTESSVADERALTSIFNRFAPTHVVHLAAQAGVRYSLANPKAYVDANLVGFANVLECCRQHHVRHLVFASSSSVYGLNTDMPFSVRQNVDHPISLYAATKKSNELMAHSYSYLYDMPCTGLRFFTVYGPWGRPDMALFRFTSAMLEGKPIDVYNQGHMKRDFTYIDDSVECVRRLVHLPPVSNPDWDGRRPNPATSPSPYRILNIGNGRTVGLMEFVSALEECLGAKANCNFLPMQPGDVAETHADSTELFDLIGFRPKTTVRDGIRSFVDWYKAYFS
- the murJ gene encoding murein biosynthesis integral membrane protein MurJ, with translation MRSSISRNAFTMAWATILSRVLGFARDIILAFALGASPLADAFFVAFRVPNILRRLFAEGSLTMAFVPVFSRILERNGPQAAFSLTRSVQLWLLIILVAMTVLVLYWANPVAWALAPGFAADADLMAQTVTLLRICFPYIIFISSVALCMGTLNGLGHFLAPALSPCILNLALIAAALAALATGGNVALYLSWGVLAGGLGQWLLQQPWLQKAGFRWLGPASPLGPEVAKVGRMVLPTVFGSAIYQINIVATTILASMLAEGSISILYYADRIVQLPLGVFGVSLATAALPAISSLIAQNRGAEAEGAIRDTFAMLMFVSLPAMAGLMALAGPIVSLLFGRGAFGAEDTRLTALALQAYAIGLPAFCGVRTLVSAFYSFEDTKTPVLAGTVSVACNIVLGIGLMRIWGVMGLALATTLASWVNMTWLGWRLRRMARWDQGLMARLAPMMVISAAMGLSAWATTGSGKWSVALVPIWAILYFGACLAWKIPEGRAVAKLMVRGQK